The Halalkalicoccus sp. CG83 genomic sequence CTTCGCCCAGTCAGCTATTCGATGTGAGTCCAACCCGGCGCAAATTCTTACTGGCAGCCGGAGCGGTCACCGTCAGTAGTCTGTTCGCCTCGACAGCAACAGCGACACACTCGGATCAGGGGGTTCGTGCTGTCTCTCAGGGGACGTCCTCAGCAGCGACTGAGACAGCCTGGCCACAACAGCGGTACAACGGGGCACATACCGGGTATCATCCAACTGCCCAGGGACCACGAACCGGTCTCGAAGAACGGTGGCGATTCGAGGCCAATACAACAGTCGATCCCGTCGTTAGCGATAACGTTGTCTATGCGAGTGGACAGGTACCCGATTCGGATACCGACGAGCCTCCTGCGGGGCTGTACGCGCTGGATGCCACCGATGGAACACCCCGCTGGATAGTTGATCCTGAGATGGAAGTAGATGCACTCGCTGTTGACGATAGACACGTCTATGCAAGCGGTGGCTCGCTTCGAGCGTATTCCCGGTCGGACGGTAGTATTCAATGGACGAATCCGATCTCGACAGCCGCACCGTTGACGACTGGCGGGATCGTGTTACTTGGGCGCCGACTCTACGTCACGGATCAAGAGACGGTCTCTAGCATTAACACCGCTTCCGGCACAGTCATCTGGCAACGGACACTCGGGAGCCGTCTTACCCCTCCAGCAGTAGATGGAAAGTGTGTCTATGTCGGCCGGGTTGCCGGTGAGGGGGGATTGGATCGAACGGTACTAGCTCTGGGCATCCAGACCGGGCGTGTCCAATGGGAACAACGACTCGATCCGCCGTTTGCTTCCGAGGCGAATATCGAAGGTCCGCCTGTCGTCGCCAACGGTCGAGTCTATCTCCGCATCACAGCTGGTGGTGAAGAGGACGTTCTTCGCGCCCCGATCTACAGTCTCGTTTCACTCGACAGAGCAACTGGTGAGGACGTACAGCGAGTGAGTACTGAGGCTGGGTTCGACTTGTTGCCGATCGCTGCAGGCGATGGCCGGATCTATACGACAGCAGTCGATTACGATATGGTTCCCGTTCTGGCTGGTAGTGAAGCTGATGGAACGGGTGGCTGGTCGATCTCCGAATACTCGATGGATTTCGGCGTCTCGACGGCGCCAGTCGTCGCCAACGACGTGCTCTACGTCGGCGCTCATTCGGACGCGTTTGGGGTCGAGACCGATGCGCTCTATGCGATCGAGGCGTCGACTGGCACACTCATCGCGACACTCGATCTACCGATCACGAGGAATCCCGTTGTCGTTGAAGGGAGTGTCTATGTGATTTCAGATGGGGTTCTCTATGCGATTGGGGAGCCAACCACCGAGGAATGAGCAACTCACACGCATCTACTCGGGTCCATTAGAACGCCGAGCCAGCCGTTGACCAGGCTGAACTGCGTTCGATGGCTACCACTCGGTGTGAGCAGGTTACCTTGTGCAACAGCCGGTTTTCCTGAATCGGATTCGTTGCACAAGGTAGTATGCGATCAACTCTCATCGGAGCCTTCAGAGCCATCATCACCTACGGACCGAACGCCCATATCGATCCCGGCACTAAAGATAGAGAGAACAGCAATGTCGATCGATCGCGAGACGTTCGAACGCGCGACGGAGAACGAACTACGAGACGTTTCGGTGCCAGACCAAGTTAGGCCAATACGGCCGTCCACCGGCGAACGCCCAGCATCTCGTTGACGGCGAGGTACACCACTGTCAGGAGGACTACCGTCGGGAGTGGGGCCACGATTGCACTGGCGAGGACGAACAACAAGACGAGCACTGTCCCGGCGACGACACCGGGGACATGCTACCGGAGAATCTGCGTCCACCGACGTCCAGCTCAAGAAGCGACGAGGAACGAAACTCGTGGTCGTTGATCCGGAGGCCGCCACGAGATATGCGGCTCATCACGATCGTTGTAATAGGGAGAAGAGTCCGACCACTCCGGCAGGCGTGATATCAAGCGAGTAACGTGCCACCGACGAGAATAGTCCGCGAAAGCGAACCACGGAAGCAAGGCAGTAGTAGCAGCAGGGATGGAGGGAGTTCCTTGGTTATAGTACTACTGTGGATGAAACCGAAGTCAGCGAGGTTTGCTTTGAGAGCATATCACAGCACAGTGTGATTAATCAGACACTGCCTTGTGCAACACCCCCCTCCTCTTTTCAACAGCGAATGTTGTACAAGGTCGCTGATCGGTGGTCGGGACAACACCGCCAGTATACGTATGGTCTGGGAGGATAATGTGAAGCTATGAACCGCGGTTCGAACACATCGCTTCCTGATCGGGTAGCGAATATGTCTATAAGGGGGATGATCATAACGATACTGATCCTCTTAGCGCTGATCGCACTCCTCGTACTGATCGCGACGGTGATCGCTCAGAACGCTGACCTAGGAGACGGTGGGATCGGATGGATCGCGTGGCTGGGAGTCCTCTATAGAACTGATTAGAATCGATCGAGCTTTCCACACCAGTACGACTGATGTTGATCGTGGTATTTGTATGGAATATCTACTGCTATCTTCCAGTTCTTCGTCGGTTAGTCATCGATAATTGCTCCACTGTCGTCGTCCTCAGAGATCGGCTCAACTCTTATTTCGACATGGTACTAAGTGAGTCATATGTCAACATCCTTCGAACGAGTCCGACGGCGCTACGAAACAACTGAGAAAAAATGTCCAACGTGTGGGTACATTGATAAAGAGGGAAACTGGACAAGCGAGACAGACGGCCAGCAGATCGTCTATCACCATACCTGCCCGAGTTGTGATACCAACCGTGAACACACGTTCACCTTCACCAGATAGATGCCTCATCGTTATCAGTTGCACAGATGATCACGCAGCCCGATCACACCATGTAGAGTTGCGTGTCGATTTGCTGCGAACCATCTCCACAGAGTGGACATCCATCCATTGAGGGACTCTTCGTGGCTTACCACGACAGTTACTACCCCTTGGCATGAAGTCCCACACGCAGGTGAGACAAATGAGCGAGACCAACGATGAGGCGGAAGATCCAACAACCGTCTACTTCACTGACGGAACAGCGACAGCCTACAGCGTCGTCATCAGGCAGTACGACTCGGACTGGCTGTATGCATTGCGTCCGGATACACCCGCGAATCATTGCGTGCTGAACACGGAGAACGTGACCCGCATTGAAGCCCAAACCGTAATCTCAGTCGAGGAAGGCGTCAGCTACTGCGACTTTGATTGGCGGGACCGGGTTGAGACACTCGCCAACCAGGATCTCTGGATTGCCGCACAGGAGAATATCACCGAGCGTGGACAAGAGTAACACCCCTCCGACGTGGTATCAAACTGCACAAGCACGGTAGTGGGGTACTGGCTCCACATCCATCGCTCCATCCATACCTATCTCCGTCGCCTCCGGGTGCTCGCACGGAACAAGATAAAGCACCAGTCATGCGCGTTCCTGCGTGTCTATCTATTCTGGCTTCTCTCTATCATTGGATTTGCTTGAATTCCAACGCCACACATTACCGATCTATTGAGATCGGCGTGTTGAAGACAGCGGACGGACACTGCATGGCGACACGCTTTATTTCACGTCGCCAACCTGATTTACCCCAGAGAACCTGCGTACTGATCGGTCCACTGGTCAGAAGCGTGTTCGGGTGCTAGATGCGAACAACTAACATCGTATCTCTCGTCTGATCGGCTATGACGGAGGATACAGCCCCAGTGCAAGTCTGGTTGGTTGAACGGATGTTTGCTGAAGACAAGTCGAACCTCATCGTACTCGTGTATGCGACAACTGACGGTGAACGGTACACGATGAAGGAGCACGCCATTACGGGCATCTCCAAAACGCATCTTACGACCGCTGCGGTTGAGGTTGACCCAGACGATCTTGACCCAGTTGGCGAGGAAACGTTGCAAAATCAGTACGCGACTGAGGCGACGCGGATGGCGAACGTACACGATCCAGACGATCCGATTTAGGCGCTTCGTCCCTAGTGAAGACTGCCGAGGTGTGCTATTGCTTCAGACGAGCGCTCGATTTCTGACTCAGCGGGAGAAGACGTCATTGGTCCGACCCTTATAAACCACGGCCGATCTTCCCCGAGGAATCACGAAAATCAGGCGCTCATCTCAGTCAGTCAGGTGCGACTTCTCACTCCGAAGAAGGAGGCAGCGATCTACCTGTCCTGGTGTGGCCCTGTTGTCCTCCCTAAGGCCCCGTTCACGTCCCGTTCCTACACGCTGACAGCCCTTCATCCCCAACCGGGGAGTTCAGGCCATCCTCCCATAGATGCCTCTCACATCCTCGCTCTGCCCTGTTGGGTGTGAGTGAGTGGTTGAGGTTGCCCTGGTCTGTCGCCTCGCTATGGGCCTGCTAGGCCCCTCTCCGTCGATCGGGTGGAGACGAGTAGCTCTGTTGAAACCCTCAGATCGTGACAAGAATGGACTGTGAATATAGAGGACGTATTCAGCAAATCGGTAACGATAGGGTACAGCGTTAACGGTAGGATTCGTGGCCAACAATAATAGCCTGTGTTCTTGTTACACTATACTATGGTCAAATGTGCTCGATGCGGCCGTGATGTGGATGAAGTTCAAAGCATCTCGCCAGATGTTATCACGAAAGAACTAATCGACTCAATTGATCACGGCGAAGAAGCCGTTGCCGGGGAGAGTGGTATAGAAGTTTGTGCCGAGTGTATGGATGAACTGAAGGGAGACTGAAAACGAAGCGTGGTATCGTTACTGACGATTTCAGCACGATCTGGATTACAAGATTCGCGCCCTGTATCTTGCACACCCCAAATCGCTTTTCCGCTATTCTGTCAGATAGCGCGTGACTGACGCAGAGAGTGCATTCGGCAGCTGGTGGTAATACGTTGCGCATCTAGAGACGAACGAACCATCATTTTATGCACATCTCTTAGGCGAGGAGTGAAAACAAGGCATAGGATCCCACGACCGCCATCGTCGGCGTAATGACCCAGAGCGTCACGATGCGAGCTGACGCTGCGGGGTCGAACAGACTTTCGGCGGACAGTTCCTTCGGGTCTTTCTCGCCAATGCTAGACACACGATCCCCGGATGAGTGCTGCCTGTCCGGGCCAGGAATCTCGCCTTCAGCGAGTTCGCCCACAGTCGGGCTCGCAGCGACCCCCTCGTCGCCCTCAACTGGAGGGAGTTTGAGCGCACCAGTCGTAATCTTTGGAGCGGGTTCATCAGCAGGAGACTGTTTGACTATTTCCGCGAGCGTCCGGGCTCGGCTTGCACGGCCCCACCCGAGCCCAATGATGCAACTGGTCGTGCTCACGGCGAGACTGGCTGGAATTCCGAGCCACGATAGGACGGTGATGATCGTCGCACCCACGGTCGAAACGATAAGCGCTGCTAGAATCGGCATATTAGTAACATCGTTGCCAACGGTTGCCAGCGTCCGCCGGGCAATCGTGAAGCCGCCCACGCTGATGGCCCCGACCGCGAGGAGAATCGCCTGGCTGGGGTTGAGGGAACCGTTGCCGACGAGCGGGGCGACTGCGTTCGCCGCGTTCGAGGCTCCGGCGCTGAACCCCATGTAGCAGGCAATTGCCACCACAAGCGCCGACCCGATTAGATCCCGAGGTGCCACGTTATCGTTGACCGATAGTCGTGGGAGCCTCCCCTGGGTATCGATTGCGATCAACGGGTTCATGAGTCGACCAAATGCGAATTTGGCGTCGAGATGCGGGTACAGATATCTGCCGATAAACGCACCTGTGAACACGGCAATCAGCGGGGCGACGATCCATGCCGACAGGATGGTAAACATCAGCGCAGCGTTGAGCGTCCCCGTTGCTAATCCGAGTCCGACGATTGCTCCGACGGCTGTCATCGAGGTTGACGCCGGGACACCGTAGAGGTTCGAGATCAGGAGTGCGAGCCCGGTAAAAAAGAGGACGCCAACGCTCGCTGCGGGTGTAAAGGCTGCTGCATCGACGATTTCGGTACTCATCGTCGTGATGACCTTCCGCCCAATCGTCCACGCTCCGAGGAACGCGAACACGGTAAACAGTGCTCCGGCGGTGACTTTTCTGACGGCCCGGCTGCCGACCGCCGGACCGAAGGCAACACCGGTTGATGACCCTCCGATATTATACCCGACGAACACTGCCACCAGCAACCCCAAGAGAATCAGTAATTCTGCCACGTGTCTGCGTTCGGTTTGCACGCGAAAAAAGTGCCGTTTCACTGCTAAACTGCTGGCTACGACCGATAGATTCAGTAACACGGGGATCTAGTAATTCACAACTGAAGTCCCACTAGTCTCTACCAATGCGTCTCCACACGGGTTGCCCAAAGATCGGTGACCGATATGCGCATTGTATTCAGCACGTCACTTCTATCAACCATCG encodes the following:
- a CDS encoding HVO_0649 family zinc finger protein, encoding MSTSFERVRRRYETTEKKCPTCGYIDKEGNWTSETDGQQIVYHHTCPSCDTNREHTFTFTR
- a CDS encoding inorganic phosphate transporter, with the protein product MAELLILLGLLVAVFVGYNIGGSSTGVAFGPAVGSRAVRKVTAGALFTVFAFLGAWTIGRKVITTMSTEIVDAAAFTPAASVGVLFFTGLALLISNLYGVPASTSMTAVGAIVGLGLATGTLNAALMFTILSAWIVAPLIAVFTGAFIGRYLYPHLDAKFAFGRLMNPLIAIDTQGRLPRLSVNDNVAPRDLIGSALVVAIACYMGFSAGASNAANAVAPLVGNGSLNPSQAILLAVGAISVGGFTIARRTLATVGNDVTNMPILAALIVSTVGATIITVLSWLGIPASLAVSTTSCIIGLGWGRASRARTLAEIVKQSPADEPAPKITTGALKLPPVEGDEGVAASPTVGELAEGEIPGPDRQHSSGDRVSSIGEKDPKELSAESLFDPAASARIVTLWVITPTMAVVGSYALFSLLA
- a CDS encoding outer membrane protein assembly factor BamB family protein, which encodes MDTTSPSQLFDVSPTRRKFLLAAGAVTVSSLFASTATATHSDQGVRAVSQGTSSAATETAWPQQRYNGAHTGYHPTAQGPRTGLEERWRFEANTTVDPVVSDNVVYASGQVPDSDTDEPPAGLYALDATDGTPRWIVDPEMEVDALAVDDRHVYASGGSLRAYSRSDGSIQWTNPISTAAPLTTGGIVLLGRRLYVTDQETVSSINTASGTVIWQRTLGSRLTPPAVDGKCVYVGRVAGEGGLDRTVLALGIQTGRVQWEQRLDPPFASEANIEGPPVVANGRVYLRITAGGEEDVLRAPIYSLVSLDRATGEDVQRVSTEAGFDLLPIAAGDGRIYTTAVDYDMVPVLAGSEADGTGGWSISEYSMDFGVSTAPVVANDVLYVGAHSDAFGVETDALYAIEASTGTLIATLDLPITRNPVVVEGSVYVISDGVLYAIGEPTTEE